From the Vicingaceae bacterium genome, the window CAAGTCGTCCATTGTAAAATATTCCGAATCCTTGAGGCGGTTTATTGTCATGTTCGTGAATTTTTGGTAAGCCATTGGGAAATGAAAATTTTTGATGATAAATAGGATGGTTAAATGGAAGTTCTACCAACTCTTCATCGGGGAAAATTTTTTTCAATTCTCTGCGAATAAAAGGATCTAACCCATAATTGTCGGATATATGGAGAAACCCTCCCGAAATAAGATATTTTCTGAGATTTTCAACCTCTTCGGGTGAAAACAAGACATTGCCATGGCCTGTCAAATGTACGTAAGGATAATTGAAAATATCTTTACTACCGGGCTCAACTATGGCTTGGTCGGGTTGAATGTTGGTGCCTAATTCTTTATTACAAAACTTAATTAGATTGGGCAATGATGTTTCAAGATTGGCATACCAGTCACCTCCACCTGAATATTTCAGCACTGCCAATTGCGGACCTCCGTTCATTTGCGACATCATTAATATCGAGTAAAAGAAAAATAATTTAAATGCAAAATATTTAACGGCTCGCATATGTTCTAAGAATTTGTTTTTGTAAAATTAATAATTTTAAATGCAGATGCGGCAAAAACTGCTGCTGTTTCAGACCTTAACCGGTCATTCCCTAAAGATAACGATTTAAACCCAGATTGTAGAGCGATTTTTATCTCACCGGGTGTAAAATCCCCTTCCGGACCAATTAATATCATGGTATTTCCTTTGGGTAATGATGATATATGTTTTTTTTCATTGTCCTGATAACAATGGGCAATGAATTTGTTTTTTATGTCGAATTTTTGAAATACTTCTTCTATGCTCAGCAACCCCATCAATTCCGGGAAAAATAATTTTCTTGATTGTTTGCATGCTGCCAAAATCAAACGTTGCAAACGTTCCAAGTTAATGTTTTTTTTAATAGTGTTTTGGGTTATCACCGGTATAAACTTGGCAACTCCCAGTTCTGTACATTTTTCTATCATCCATTCCATCCTGTCGGGATGTTTTAAGATACCAAAAACCATTATCAATTCCGGGATGTCTTTTTCGAAAAATTGTGACGAAATTATTTTCCCCTCTCCTTTGTCTTTACAAATTGTTTCAATCTCACATAGATAAAGTGTACCATTTCCGTCGGTGGTGAAAAATTTATCGCCTTTTCCCAATCGCAAACTTTTTCGTGCATGTTTCCATTCA encodes:
- a CDS encoding ribosomal RNA small subunit methyltransferase E, with protein sequence MNSQKPFIFMEPYHFFLSKIEQNNVILEADEWKHARKSLRLGKGDKFFTTDGNGTLYLCEIETICKDKGEGKIISSQFFEKDIPELIMVFGILKHPDRMEWMIEKCTELGVAKFIPVITQNTIKKNINLERLQRLILAACKQSRKLFFPELMGLLSIEEVFQKFDIKNKFIAHCYQDNEKKHISSLPKGNTMILIGPEGDFTPGEIKIALQSGFKSLSLGNDRLRSETAAVFAASAFKIINFTKTNS